TTGCCTGCCTACTCACCGGCATAGGAACGAAAAAGTACTACAATGTGGGTAAAGAGCGTCACTCGAAGCCTATTCAAACCTCAGAGGGTAGCGACGAAAGTAACAGAGGTGAACCCCATGTCGTTCTCAGCTTTCAACAAGAACTTTACGCTGCCGGTTCGGTCTTCTATTTCAAAGACCATGAAAAGGCGAAAGCATTCTGCCAAGCTCTAAAGGACAAGAAAAACTTCCATAAAATCGGCTATAACCATGCCATGATCATAAAACCATCAGAAACTGAAAAATAATATCATCATATATGAAAACAGCGATTTACACCATCCGATGCCTCACCAATATGCACGTCGGCAAGGGAGATGCCACTTATGAAGTCGTCGATAATTGTGTGCAGCGAGATGTGACGACAGGATTTCCTTGTATTTATTCGTCAAGCCTTAAGGGGGCGTTGAGGCAGTACTTCAAGAGCAAGAAATTTGATTCCATAGATCATGTCTTTGGGAGTGATGCAAACAATCCGAGTCAGACCAACAGTGTGGGACACTTTACTTTCTTTCAAGCGAACTTGTTCGCTTACCCGATCCGCACTTCTGATGAGGGGAAGAAGCCATATACCCTCAGGACAAGCAACGCACTGACAAGCACCATCGAAAATTTAGCTAAGGAGCTTGATCTCAACTTCGTTCCCGAAGAGATTGAGTTTTGTGATGATAATTCGATCCGTGCTGAGCTTGAGCAACTTCCCGTGATTGCTCGTAACCAGCTGGACAACGGAGAGAGCAAAAATCTATGGTACGAGGAAGTCATCCCCTCTGAGACACGATTTGTCTTCTTTGTATCCTACGACGATGAAGAGATTTTTAAGGGGTTCGACACGATACTTCAAGAGGGTATTGTACAGATAGGAGCAAACGGCTCTATCGGTTACGGCTTTTGTAAGATTGAAAACAGCACGAAAACTCAAAAGTAGATGGACAAGAAGAGGATACAGACCCTGATTCCCTTAGCAATGAGGGTCATCGAGAAGGTCAAGATTGTGGACACTAAGACTGCTTCGTTCGAGAAAGTCCACGAAGGATACATCAATGCCCTTGGCCCTAACATCATACAGTCGGGGCTTCTTCCTACGCTTATCTTTTACAATAAAGATGACCGAAAGAAAGATGACCGAAAGAAAGATGATCGAAAGAAAGATGATCGAAAGAAAGATGATCGAAGAAAGTGGCTTGAAGCCTTGTATCTTATGTATTATATGGATAAAGAAGACAAAGAAGTGACAGCGGATGATCCCACGGCAATCATAAAGCTTGTTATCGGCAACAAGGGAGGCAACGTAGGATCCTTGACAAACGCACTCGAATACAAAAGCTGGGAAAAGCTCATCCTTGAATACGCAGTGGCACTCAAGCTGGCACTCCGGACATTTACAGCCAGAGAGAAAGAGAAAAAGGAAGGAGGTAATGAGTGATGAATTTTGGTTACTGGTACTATCGGCGTTATTTCGACACGTTAAGGATCAATGGCAAAGGAGAAGTTGTCAATTTCTCTGAGTTCAACAAAGGTGATCATGACAAGCTCAAGGAGGTTAAAATAATCCCTGAGATGCCATGCGAGGATTTTGGCAAAGGATTGATCGAGACCTTTGAGCTGAAGACCACCTACCCCGGCTTGGTCTGTGGTATAGGTTATCACCACGAGGTCAACAAGCCAAAGAGCAGCGGAAATCAGACCGACAAAGAAGACTCCGCCGAAGTGTATAATCTCGGGATGTACTTTGACTATACCTCCGGACTTCCCGTCATTCCCGGATCTTCGATCAAGGGGATGTTGCGCTCAGCCATTTTGGAGTGGGGCTTCTTGGAGGATAAAGATGTACTTAAGAAGTGTGGCTTTGGAGAGAACAAAGGGATAGATGCAGAAAAGTTTATCAAAACGGTATTTGAAGGCAAAGGGCTATCCATCTATGATAGGGACATCTTCCTCGATGCCGTCCCCATTGGCACTCCCAAACAGTATCTTTTCGGCGAAGATTACATCACCCACCACCCCCATCCTCTGCAGAACCCCAAGCCTGTGCGCTTCCTCAGGGTCAATCCCGGCGTGACCTATCAGTTTAGATTCATCCTCAAGGATCACGGAGGCTTCCCTGCGGAGTTCAAGCTTAAGCTCTTCAAAGAAATCATCTGCACCTTCGGTCTTGGGGCAAAGACCAATGTAGGGTACGGACAGTTTGTCGAAAAGTAAATTCACTGCACGTACCCTGCATTTATATCTCAGCACAACACATCTGTATGTCGTCAGTCATCGATACAGCGACTTTGCCTGTCTTTCTCAGAGCCTTTTCGGCGTATCACTTCAGGGTACGTTTCGAAGCACGTCAGGTCATTACATTTTCGGGCAAATGGTATTTCCTGCCACGTTATGCTTTAGGCAATGCCTTGAAAAACAGTTCTCGCTTCTCCCACCTCTATGACGAGCTCTTCAAACCACAAGAGCCTGAAGGATCCGGTAGCAGCCCCTCCTCACGACTCGTCATACGTGCGGACAAGCCCACTCGGCGAGGTTTCGGGGCAGGCGAAGCCCTCGACCTCTACATTACCATCATCTCCGGCTCTCCTCGCTTGGTCGAGGACTTCCTCACCTTTTTGCCCGAGTGGCAGGCTTACAACTTCTTTCATGAATATGGACTTCGGTATAAATCTTATCAATTGCTCAATGCTCAAAGTGACAGGTACGAAAACAATCTACCTTTATCTAAAGCGAAGTTGGATGTAGAGTTCTTTTGGAGGCATGCGCCACAATGGAGCGACACACTTGGCATCCGATTTCTTACCCCCACAACACTCAAAATAGACCAAATCTTTACAGACCGTATCCCGTTTTCTCGTCTGATGAATCGGGTTTCTCGTCGCCTATACGATTTGTACATCCAAGAGCCTACCGCATCTTCTGCACCGTCAGCACCCTTTATTTTTGAAGAAAAAGATGATCTGTTGCTCTCTCAAATAAGCATTCCACATAAGCCTACAATGAAAGAAAAACGGCAGTACGATATGTCCGGGATATTGGGGCAATTGTACTACCAAACGTCTTACGATCCCATTGCAGCCCTTATGCTCTCCATAGCTCATTGGGTACATATAGGCAATCATACAGTCATAGGGAATGGACAGATTGTTGCCGAACCCGGTAACCCCTCTCTATATCAAACCTGGCTCAACACTCTATCTCACAGACCTAAAAAAGTAGATC
This is a stretch of genomic DNA from Porphyromonas cangingivalis. It encodes these proteins:
- the cmr6 gene encoding type III-B CRISPR module RAMP protein Cmr6, which encodes MNFGYWYYRRYFDTLRINGKGEVVNFSEFNKGDHDKLKEVKIIPEMPCEDFGKGLIETFELKTTYPGLVCGIGYHHEVNKPKSSGNQTDKEDSAEVYNLGMYFDYTSGLPVIPGSSIKGMLRSAILEWGFLEDKDVLKKCGFGENKGIDAEKFIKTVFEGKGLSIYDRDIFLDAVPIGTPKQYLFGEDYITHHPHPLQNPKPVRFLRVNPGVTYQFRFILKDHGGFPAEFKLKLFKEIICTFGLGAKTNVGYGQFVEK
- the cmr4 gene encoding type III-B CRISPR module RAMP protein Cmr4; this translates as MKTAIYTIRCLTNMHVGKGDATYEVVDNCVQRDVTTGFPCIYSSSLKGALRQYFKSKKFDSIDHVFGSDANNPSQTNSVGHFTFFQANLFAYPIRTSDEGKKPYTLRTSNALTSTIENLAKELDLNFVPEEIEFCDDNSIRAELEQLPVIARNQLDNGESKNLWYEEVIPSETRFVFFVSYDDEEIFKGFDTILQEGIVQIGANGSIGYGFCKIENSTKTQK
- the cmr5 gene encoding type III-B CRISPR module-associated protein Cmr5; translation: MDKKRIQTLIPLAMRVIEKVKIVDTKTASFEKVHEGYINALGPNIIQSGLLPTLIFYNKDDRKKDDRKKDDRKKDDRKKDDRRKWLEALYLMYYMDKEDKEVTADDPTAIIKLVIGNKGGNVGSLTNALEYKSWEKLILEYAVALKLALRTFTAREKEKKEGGNE